TTTCTACCGTAGGCTACATCACttatgttaaatacattttatggagCGTTGGTGGAGCGCCACGGTACTGAGTCTCTCcagcagcaccctggagaggtgcGCTGGGCATAGACAAGCTAAATATTTTGCGTCCCTGCCTTTGGCAAAGTGACCACTGCTTATCACGGGGCAGCATCAGCACTCACCTAAACAGCGCTCCATAAAGCGCTCCATTGTTTTTGGGCAGACTATTGTGAGGTGTTATgtgttggaggtgcgtcttggtcagtttagctcagaaaatgatGCTGTAGGCGGCTGCCTAATGGGCTGGCCGGACATggggcctaatcatagaattataTTTAGAATCCCTATCAATTCAATAgcatctctgtgggcctagtcaTAAAGTTTTGTAAtttaacatttcaaatgtattatcttttattgtggtataaacacaaccagtcaggatTTTTTTAATgggattgtcaaacaatcacttcaaaaggtattttactaggctacctgcacacaTTCGTCCACTCGCAATATATTTTCCAAACTCCAAACATTggggaatggaaagagacatatgttaaacaaaacactaaaaagtgtaatgacatttggggattgtcattaggccagaaTTAATGCCTCTCGCTGTTCGGGTACTCGACATTTTTTTCTGGAGCCAAAACGAGATCGGTAGTCTCCGTGATTGATCAACAGTAGGGTCATTCAACGAGAGAGGAGTCGTTTTCATTAATTTTTTTTGTAACTGAAAAWtactgcaccaaacatcttacatGTAAAATTGCGCTACTAAATTCTTCAGTTACCTTAGAAATTCTGAACGTTTTGAGGAGGAAGTGTAGGCCTATTGGCTAtagcgtctcaaaatggacaaaMAATACTGTAACGATCCTGGGTGTATAAACGCCCGGACTttgggctagaaggtcgagggttcgacaCCTGCCTCCTGTTTCATTATaatactattgccgcttttttcttGGTTTTCAAGTAAAGGTCTTTTAAACACCAAATCAATCGAAAAGTGTATTTTTAAGAGCTCGCACACGCTGGAAATTGAATTAGAATGCACAGTAGACGGGCCCGTGAGTGTCAACGCCATCATGCACTTCAAATTAGCAAGTCTATTTTTCTCTTCTGCTGGTAGTAAAGCGAGCGGATAAATTGCCAAAAATATTGTTTGTGCATTTATGTCTGGAAATGTGTATATTTCGTGTTAAGTTTATCTACCAGTGCCAATAATACCTATTTGAAAACAGTAACCAGGTGAGAAAGTAAAGCGGTCTGCTACAGAAATAGTGTGGGTCAGCCAGTGtcggtaaaacatgagcctatcacaataatgaaACAAAATCTAGGCTATTACAGCATTATTTATCAAAACCGTATTATTTATCATTACCGTATTAGTTATCATTACCGTATGTCAGAGGCATGAAAATGAGCAAAGGGACGTGAAACCTGGTCATATAGCTTACGCTCTAAAATGCGATGGGTGTCAACTGAGAACACCGAAATAAATgttgccaaggcagagatgagtgacCGACACCGAAcagtccaaaaaaaaaaaagcctaacTGAAGTCGAAAACGTCACAAAACGTCGTTGTAATATATGCAGGAACGTCCCGGACTGCGTTCCCCGGGACCTCCCCCCAAGTGGACCAGGCTTTGATCGACAGGACACTGTTTCTAGACTCGTCTCGGGCGAGCCACGAAACATCTGGCGTCACAACGAGCTCCAGAAAGTTCTGTCACAGTCTGACATATATAAAGACCCAGCCGTCTTCCTCAGAGGCACTATTCAAGCAGGACGTTTACCGGGACTTACGACAACGGTAAAGACACTATGTTACTATGGAATTGTAATATTTAGTTTTCAATATTAGCCGTTCATTAGAACAAGCTCTTCGATAAAAGCCAGACAACAGCTAACTAGCGTTGCTATGCGAGATTCTTGTTTTAGTAGGCTAGTTGCCAACTATTATATGTGGCTATTTATTTGAAACATAACATTGTAGCTTGTCGGTATTTCTAGCTACTTGGTAGCCAATATTCGGCTTTTCTTTTCCTTGAGAAGGGGATGGGTTTGTTTACTTGCTTTTAAGCGAACGGTCATTTATTTGGTCTAATTCTCACGTCTCCGTTAGTTACTACAGATCCTGCCACGAAGATGGTTAAAGAGACGGGTTTCTATGACACGTTAGGTGTGAACCCTAAAGCCACACCAGACGAGATTAAAAAAGCATACCGAAAACTGGCACTGAAATACCACCCGGACAAGAACCCGAATGAAGGAGAGAAGGTAAGCTAACGTCTATTTTAAACAGCGCACATGGCTAAATGGCTTCTAGGACTGACAGGGACATGTGATTAAGGAACCTTCTGGAATGACCTCGAGGGAAGGCGCAGTGTGGATTGCCAACCAGGTCTCAGATATTTCATATGATTCTGTACGTatatccgagacactccatttggtgtgatggtatgtattcatttgtggatgtccatcaaccATTTCGTCGTATGATAATACAACATGTAATTCGTAACTTATTTTACGACTTTGCAAAACGTACACTGTTACGgatttccaaaaagtacaatatgttacatatTTGCtcattatatgttacaaattctggctaggtggctaacattagctaggccaggggttagggttaatttTAAGAGCTAGGTTAGGGGAAGGGTCAgcaaacatgctaagtagttgcaaaatagcttaaaagttgctaattagctaaagttgtcAGTGATTTGAACTCTCAACCGTTGGGTTACAAGATGTTCGTGTTATCCaccccaaccaagcacccaattAAGTAACCATCTGCCTTTTGTAACCGTAACGTATactacacggaacaaaaataaacgcaacatgtgaccTGTTGTTCTCATGTTtctgctgaaataaaagatccaagaaatgttccgTGTGCACAAAAAGCWGATTTCTCAaattatgtgcacaaatttgtttaaatccctgttagagagcatttctcctttgccaagataatccacccacgttacaggtgtggcatatcaagaagctgattaaacagcctgatcattacacaggtgcaccttgtgctggggacaataaaaggccactctaaaatgtgcagttttgtcacacaacacaatgccacagatgtctcaagttggggggggggggtgtgtaattggcatgctgactgcaggaatgtccaccaaatcTGTTGCCGTAAgttgcctccaacattgttttagaatttggcagtacgtctgaccggcctcacaaccacagaccacttaCTTGTAAGGCGTTGTGTTGGCGAacggtttgctgacgtcaacgttatgaacggagtgccccatggtgggattatggtatctatgtgcaggcataagctatggacaacgaacaccattgcattttatcgatggcaatttgaatgcacagagatgccgtgatgagatcctgagcccCATTGCCATTcatctgtatacatcaatgtcgctcttgctgctggtgagtctctgatccacctctgcgCAGACRACAccgttctgtatacttctggcccttctttggagactgtgttaacaaccctccaggcgagcttcaatgccatacaactctccttccgtgccctccaactgctcttaaatacaagtaaaactaaatgcatgctcttcaaccgatcgctgcctgcacctgcccacctgtccaacatcactactctggacggttctgacttagaatatgtggacaactacaaatacctaggtgtctggttagactgtaaactctccttccagactcacatcaaacatctccaatccaaagttaaatctagaattggcttcctattttgcaacaaagcatccttcactcatgctgccaaacataccctcgtaaaactgaccatcctaccgatcctcgacgtcagcgacgtcatttacaaaatagcctccaatatcctactcaataaattggatgcagtctatcacagtgccatccgttttgtcaccaaagcctcataccacccaccactgcgacctgtacgctctcgttggctggccctcgcttcatactcgtcgccaaacccactggctccaggtcatctacaagaccctgctaggtaaagtccccccttagcTCGCTGGTcactgtagcacacgctccagcaggtatatctctcttgtcacccccaaaaccaattcttcctttggccgcatctccttccagttctctgctgccaatgactggaatgaactacaaaaatctctgcaactggaaacacttatctccctcactagctttaagcaccagctgtcagagcagctcacagattactgcacctgtacatagcccatctataatttagcccaaacaactacctcttcccctactgtatttatttatttattttgctcctttgcaccccattatttctctctactttgcacattcttccactgcaaatcaaccattccagtgttttacttactatattgtatttacttcgccaccatggcctttttttgcctttacctcccttatctcacctcatttgctcacattgtatatacttcttttttctactgtattattgactgtatgttttactccatgtgtaactctgtgttgttgtctgtgtcgaactgctttgctttatcttggccaggtcgcaattgtaaatgaacttgttctcaacttacctacctggttaaataaaggttaaaaaaataaaaataaactatcacctcatgtttcacctttgcccccgcacattgactctaccggtatcccctctatatagcctcactactgttattttactgctgctctatctatcaattttttacttaacacgtatttttcttaactgcattgttggttaagggattgtaagtaagcatttcacgggaaggtctacacttgttatattcggtttgatttgatatacatataggtagagttattaaagtgactatgcatagataataaccagagtagcagcagtgtaaaaaagggggtgggggacaatgcaaatagtctgggtagccatttatttgattagctgttcaggagtcttatggcttgaggcctttttgacctagacttggcgctccggtaccacttgccatgcggtagcagagagaccagtctatgactagggtggttggagtctttgacaatttttaaggccttcctgtgatactgcctggtatggagggcatgtgaaatccatagattaggtcctaatgaattaatttaaattaactgatttccttgtatgaactcagtaaaatctttgcgaTTGTTGCATTTTGTGTTTGTTCCGGGGACACTCRAGTTATACTGAACaaacgtttactatgttacgtctagtctgagtCCAGGGTGGGATTGCAGCACCACCACCCCTAACTGTAGCCTAGCTCTGCTCTAGGCTGATTTAAATGTACTGGGTGAACACTGAAAATAACACGCACCTGTTTTGCTCTTCAGTTGTTCTCTCACTGTAAAATTAGCCTGAAGCCTAAGATGAGTGGAGTTGCATAAGGATTTATTCCTTCAGAGAAGCAAGGATAAATGATTTAACACTGACTAGCTGTTTTGATATGGTAGTTAAACTGAAAAATAAGGAAGGTCCACACTAATATTGAAAGAAATCTATTCCATCTTTGGTATTGCAGTAAAAGACACAACTGTTGAAATGTAGCTCCAATAGTTATGGAGTTGGCCATTACGGTGTTATAAGCATCAAAAACCTTTGGCATGATATTGACATAACGGTCTCTCCCCTCCCAGTTCAAGCTGATATCTCAGGCCTATGAGGTTCTGTCAGAGCCCAAGAAGAGGGACCTCTACGACCAGGGTGGAGAGCAGGCTATCAAGGATGGCGGCATGGGGGGAGGAGGTTCCCCGATGGACATATTCAACATGTTCTTTGGAGGCGGCGGCAGAATGCCTCAGAGGGATAGGAGAGGTAATACTAATGATACAAATGAACTGTCTCATATTGAGGTTTCCATGACACTGAGGCTTAAACTAGTCCAGGACTAGAAAGACCAATGGAGAATGTCCATTGAAAAAGCTTGTTAGTCCAGGATTAGgctaatctgtgtccaggaaactgccCCAKTTATCTGTTACTTGTGTTACTGAAATATTATTGTGTAGTGACGATTGTGTGTTTGGTCCAGGTAAGAACGTGGTCCATCAGCTCACTGTGACTCTGGAGGAGATGTACAATGGAACCAAGAGGAAATTGGCCCTGCAGAAAAACGTAATCTGTGGAAAATGTGAAGGTATGTTGAGATCCAATATCGAAACAAAGCTCCCCCATTATCAGATCTGAGCCCATATTCACAGATCTATCAgaagtactgatctaggatcagttttacctTTGAAATCATAATGACTAAGAGGGgatacctgatcctagatcagcacattTACTCTGAGGATACAGGTCCAGGTCTTCCTTCTGAGTTCCACCAGGTCTGAAGTCCATTACTCTGGTTGTCTTTACTGCAGGGTACGACCCCTAACTCTGGTTGTCTTTACTGGAGGTTACGACCCCTAACTCTGGTTGTCTTTACTGGAAAGCTACGACGCCCTAACTCTGGTTGTCATTTACTGCAGGGTACGACTCCTAACTCTGGTTGTCTTTACTGCAGGGTACGACCCCTAACTCTGGTTGTCTTTACTGCAGGGTACGACCCTAACTCTGGTTGTCTTACTGCAGGGTACGACCCCTAACTCTGGTTGTCTTTACTGCAGGGTACGACCCCTAACTCTGGTTGTCTTTACTGGAGGGTACGACCCCTAACTCTGGTTGTCTTTACTGCAGGGTACGCCCCTAACTCTGGTTGTCTTTACTGCGCAGGTACGACCCCTAACTCTGGTTGTCTTTACTGCAGGGTACGACCCCTAACTCTGGTTGTCTTTACTGCAGGCTACGGCGGTAAGAAGGGTGCCTTGCAGACGTGTGGTTCTTGTAAAGGCAGAGGAGTGGAGATCAAGGTGCAGCAGATCGGGCCAGGAATGATACAGCAGATCCAGACCATGTGTGCAGAgtgccagggagagggagaacgcTTCAACTCTAAAGACCGATGCAAGACCTGCAACGGACACAAAGTAGAACGCAAGAAGAAGATTCTAGAGGTTCACATTGACAAAGGTTTGTTTGAGGTCCTCTTCCCTTGTTGGGATGTTTAAAATAAGTAATTTACTGTACAATACTAAGAAGATAGAAATTGATTTCCCCAAATTCCCTAGAGCTTGAATATCAGAAGTTTCGACTTGCTGTAAATAATAGCAAGGGCGCCCTCTAGTGTCTAAAACTCCCGTCAGCTGTAGGCAGCCATCATGACAGAAAGGAACAGATACCAGTGAACTAACCAAGTCACTATTACTGTATATCCTGTAGGTAGGAACTAACCAAGTCACTATTACTGTATATCCTGTAGGTAGGAACTAACCAAGCCAGACCTATTACTGTATATCCTGTAGGTAGGAACTAACCAAGCACTATTACTGTATATTCCTGTAGGTAGGAACTAACCAAGACAACTATTACTGTATATCCCTGTAGGTAGGAACTAACCAAGACACTATTCTGTATATCCTGTAGGTAGGAACTAACCAGACACTATTACTGTATATCCTGTAGGTAGGAACTAACCAAGACACTATTACTGTATATCCGTAGGTTAGGAACTAACCAAGACACTATTACTGTATATCCTGTAGGTAGGAACTAACCAAGACACTATTACTGTATATCCTGTAGGTAGGAACTAACCAAgcactatactgtatatcctgtACAGGTAGGAACTANNNNNNNNNNNNNNNNNNNNNNNNNGACAATGACGTAAACAAAGAAGAATCAGACAGAACATATGTCGAATGACTGTCTGGTTTGTGCGCAGAGAATAGCATCCAAATATATATACGGTGACAGCCAAATACTCGAGGAAGTTAGGCTCATCCCCAAGTACAGTGGGTGATGCATCACTCAAATGCACATGTCGACTGATCAAACCATCCGCATCGTGCTGGGATTAAATACAGAACTTGAGACACAGATAACGCACAGCCGGCTCTGTCGGTTTCATATGCATCTCCAATTGGGGACTAGACTGATCCATCAGACTCCGCGTAATACATCTCCACACCGCTAGTTCATCCATGATGCACTAGTCTCATGAGAAATGCACGCTGAAACCTGAGCTCATTTGGCATCACTGTCTACTGAATCGAGGAAAGGGCCACATACACGAAAAAGAGGACACCCTTCGGATTTCCATAAAAGCTTTGTAActctgaatttaagaacacagTTCTATATTAGAGGATTTGATAAGACTGATCAATACACTTCAAACATAAATCATCAGAAAATCTCCCAAAGGGGAAAGGCAAACAGAGCACACTTCTATCCCAgatgaaacagaaaacaacacgACTATGTCTTaaaaacacaacagaacagaaGGTCACGCGTCATGTCACGCGGGAGGAGGTCTAAGTGGTTTCGCCACGATTGCGCACACGTAGATATGCTCCCCTCTTAGTAGGCCCATCCTCCAGAGGATGGTTATCGTCTCCCTTTTTTAGCGACTGGTGTCGCAGGACGAGCTCGCTCTAGAAAGGGACACTAGAGAATAATGTCATAGGAGATAACGAGATCATGACTGGGCAAAATTGCTCAATATCTGAGTATACGCTTGATGCTACATGCATTGGGCTACACACATCCACGTGAACTTGTTCCTATAGGAGAGTCGCAGCCTAACCTCGGTGGGTGCGACTGCCTACACCACACAGACCCTCCCCCCAGGAGAAAGAGCCGGAAGGCGGTCAGGCCGTTCCAGATCAACACTCTTCAGGTTCGTGCCCTTCGGGATACAGGGAGATCGACAATTGTACCGATCCCACAACCTTGGACGATTTCAATTTGAACACATACGTGCTTGTCGCACGCCTACCGGGCATCTACGGGATACATAGAAAGTAGAATGTTGAACATGCGCATAAGTACACTACGCGCAGGACAACTTTGTGCTTCGCTAGTTTCTGGCGCGTCCGCACACATGACCAGCATGTAGTCCCACAACCCGTGATGGTCTTACATATGTAGTAACTATAGAGCGGTAATATGCCAAGACTCTCTACTCGCGTAGATTTGTAAATTCCGTACCGAGAAAATCGAGAGAGCCCCAACTAAATGGCATAATAGCACATTTATTAGGTTTGTCATCCCATAGTACCGTAGCAAATGTTGCTGTCTGGTATCGCGCTTGGGTTATGTCCACGCGCCTAACTTTATGTAAACGATAGCCGAGATCCATTACAACGGAACTCTCTGCTCGCCTGAAGCCGCGACTCAATGGGCCACAGTTCGACCCAGCTGCCTGAGGAAAACCCCCGGAGCGGTACCACCAGGGATCAGCAGACCAACAGAGCATAACTTTAGCGAGAAAGGCAATTTCCCTTCAGCGCTCATATTCTCATAAACATATCCTGACCCGAGATTTTGATCAAAAGTTCTGCGATAGGAAGAGTTAATTGTGACAAGAGTATGGACAAAACCATAAGGCAAGGAGAATTTCAGACCGTAGACCTAGCAAAAGACAAACGAGAACAGAGAATCAATGTAGCGAATAGACAAATGTGAAGGCGGACATTAAAGCTCCGTGGATGAATCCACCCCagtaaaataaatagaaaaaaccAGAAAAGCATTCACCAAACCATTACTTCCCAGCTAATCCCGTCGACCGAAGACAAAATCGGCCTCCTATGTTAACTACTAGAAGTACTTCCGAGAGCGATTACGGATCAGGCTATTTATACAGCCATCACTGAACAAGCTTTCATAATTCGACTTAAAACGAAGGAGAACTGATGAATTAACCCCGTATACTACTATGTACTTCAGCCATTCTCACTTACACATCTCTTACTCGACCTGAGGAATTACTACCGGTCTCAAGAGTCGAGCCCTATTCTCAGACGTATCCAAACCAAAGTATGAATGTCACATTGAAACTGAACACAGAGCGACATTATTAAGGCACTCACTGATCTGTTTGATGTACGCTGTGACAGTTCTTAGGACGCAGCCGGTCACGGATGACCCTAAATGCTATTCTAGTGTGTCTTTCACTCGACCGTGTCGAGTGTACGTTATCGAACACAAGCGAAAAGTAAACAAATCTGGTTGTTGCAGGTGAGATATTCTCACGACGTAGCAACACAACCAGGGCGACTACTATGGTTGACTCTATTATGTTATCTAAGACCATGGGTACGACTCCTACATCTGGTTGGTCTTGTAACACGCAGGGTAAACGACCCCTGACTCTGGTTGTGCTCTTACCATGAGCAGGGTAGACCTCTAACCCTCTGGTTGTCTTTAGTAGCCAGGGTATAACAGAAGCAGAGCGTATTTGACGGAGTAATGGGTCATCATATTCTGAGATCAGGTCTAACGAACCACCACGTATACGACTGGGTTGTCTATCTATGTCAAGAGGTTGAGACTAGAGTTGACACCATCGAGTAAGCATCTGGTCGTGTCTTACTCAGGGTACGACTTCTAACTCTGGTTTGTCTGTTTTTGCTAGCCGCGCTACTCACTCATGTAAGCCGCCGATAAACACATGAGATCATGTGCGTTACTTGTCTGTTCACTTCGAGCAGACGTAACACCGACCCCTAATTGGTTGTCTTTACTGCAGGGTACGACGCCCTACTCTGGTTTCTTGTACTGCAGGCTACGCGCCGTGTGATTATAAGCAAAAAGAGACATGACACGCGGTCATGACTCATCCACGAGCTGTTATCGATAGGGTTCCTATTGAGTAAGAGCGCGAGCAACTGGCTCGTAGAGAATCACCTGAGGCGCTCATGACGGCGAAGATCGACGAGGCAGCAAAATGCCATTTCATCGTAAGACACGTGATACAGTGCAGTACCAATGAATCTATTCACCGAACCTAGTTCAAAACGTCAACATGTAAGCAGAACTGCAGACAGTAGATGAAGAGGGACGAGATCCCATGCAAGAAATCAACAAGCTGTTAAGGAGCACGTGATTAAACACGACTGAGAAAGTATGGATGTTCGAGTAGATCCTGTCTTCCATGCTTGACGTGGCACGAGACATAAGTTAGCAAACACAGAAAGAAAACGAGACATTCCCATCTAGAGGCGAGGCTTTAAAATCATTGAGCGAACCTGAGTGTTCTTAGAGGTACATATCTCTCTCACAGTGTGATTGCCTTGGCCTAAGGAGAGGTGACAAGGAGATACATGTTTAAATACGTAATATTCGAAACGCATCTGCTACCAAAATAACTACGTATAGATCGAATTCGATGATATATTCCACCAATTTCTCCCCAGACGCTCCCATCATAGGTGGAGATTAAGGTACCCGGGTATAAAGCGGGTTCCGAAGACGAGTTGAGTAGAGAAACACCCTGAGAGAGGGGACAAATAAGGGCCCGTCCGTCACTGGGAAATGGTCCTAAAACCCTATAGACGCATGCGTGTAGGCCAAGGCAAGAATAACAAATCATCAACAAATTATAAGAATTGTTATTGGAGTAGACAAGCGCACATAAAAACCACCCCATGAAGTAGAGAAAAGCTAAACCCACAACATTTCTAGGGAATTCCTCTATTATGAGAGAATATCTTCTGATCCGATCAACAGGTAAAAAGAGAGTCTTACATACTTTGGTAAACATTGTCATAAACCAGTCGATCTCTAATTACTTAATTGCAAAAAGCAAGCACACATCGTTACCTCCTAGGTGCAAGGAAGCTACTCAAAGAGAGCAAGGAAGCAGATTATATTGACTACAACTACGTTGGTTCTATCGCGAGTATTTAGCCAAGTCGCTATACAGATAACCTAATTGCGGACACTAATTACTACCACGAAAGAGATTAACGCGTTCCAAGTTAACTTGAGGCTAACGAGAGGTATAAAACATACCTGTCAGGCTTAACCTAATCTTCTCTGAGTATTAGGCACTCTTGTACCTACTGGGAAAAGAAAGGGTTGTACAACTTGAGACTACAAGACAACTAAAAATGTACTTTGTATAATTCTTTAACCGAAGCTAGGTCCacggagatttaaaaaaaacccAAGTACatctacttttaaaaaatcgTATTATAATTATTAAGGCAAATGAGTAGGGGCAATATATTACATATGTTAAAACAATCCGAATGAGTAACCTACTTATTTGGTAATAAAAATGAGTCCTCCTCCGAATTTATCGTTCAATAGTAAGTGCTAGGTCATGCACACTAAAATTCCAGAAGTCAATGAATTTCATAGGAAGAACCCTCCTGGACAAATCGCGGATGTAGTTGCAAACGGTAACACAGCTAAAAACGACCAAAAAAAGAATACTAAGACTGCTAATAAACAGTCAGCTTTATACACTTACTGCAAACTCTGCGTAGGTGCCAGCGCTCATTTCACACTGAGACCACGAAGCTTAAGACACGACAAGCAATAGGGACTGACGTTAGTGTTCAGTAAACAATCCTAGAGTTATCGAGACGCTAACTATGATGCAATCAAGCACGAGAATGCTGGCAGACCGATACCTCGCTCAGCGTGTAAAAGAGTCGAGCCGCTTATGAACAGCTAACAAACGCGAAGAGATGATAGCAACATGTACACGCAAGAGGTAAGGGAAGTGTACACGTCGCACTGAGGCTATAGTCAGCTGAAGAAAACAAGCAAAAGGGACTCAGCAATTATATTACTGTATAAAACTATATACGTAATATATAGTAGGCCAATTAGTAAATGGATATTACGAAGTGCTAACTCATTTATCAGACAGAAGACACAAGATTACTCACCGCATATACGCCCTGTTTAAGCGAGAGATAAAGGGATAGCCACTACAAACGCGAGAGTTATATATGATGTGAGAATCGCAAGGAATAAGAACCTGAGACTGGTATAGAGAAAATGTACCCCAGGGGAGACTACTCATAACTAATGCAATACAGTTCCTCTCGGCACGCAACGAGTCGACAACAAAGTTGCATAGCAGCACTAGCTacttatatataaataataagcTGAGTAATTTATCACATCGAGCTAATACGCACACACTTCTACTACATCAACAAAACTAAACGTCAGCAAAACAGGTGACACTTCATTTTATGTTCCTCTCTATCACAATCCTCTAGTAGTGATCTAGGCGTTATACTATACGCAATTCTATACACTTCGCACGACTACCGAGTACACAATCTTAGGTAAGGGCATAGCGTCAAACGCTAGCGTGAGCGCACAATCGTGCTCTCCCGAAGCGAACGCAAAGAAAACGGAGCCACAACAGCGTTTCGCAGAGAGCTAAGGTCCAACACCCAACACGACTACATGTGAGTATCATCAGAGAGAGGCGCTAGTGAGATTGTTAAGTAAAACCACCAAATAAAAGCGAGCCAAATCGACTGTGTCATCCAAACACTGGGATGACGGAGTGCCGCTGGCCTAAGACTAGCACCGTCATGCGAGAAGACCCATGCTGTGATAATAAGAAAGACAATTTAGTTACTCACTTAACACAGGCGGCGGACGGCGTAAATACACTGGTCTGTAACAAAGGCAAGACATCGAATAGTAGAATTGCACCTTCAACGTCCACCCC
This region of Salvelinus sp. IW2-2015 unplaced genomic scaffold, ASM291031v2 Un_scaffold1777, whole genome shotgun sequence genomic DNA includes:
- the dnaja gene encoding dnaJ homolog subfamily A member 4, with translation MVKETGFYDTLGVNPKATPDEIKKAYRKLALKYHPDKNPNEGEKFKLISQAYEVLSEPKKRDLYDQGGEQAIKDGGMGGGGSPMDIFNMFFGGGGRMPQRDRRGKNVVHQLTVTLEEMYNGTKRKLALQKNVICGKCEGYGGKKGALQTCGSCKGRGVEIKVQQIGPGMIQQIQTMCAECQGEGERFNSKDRCKTCNGHKVERKKKILEVHIDKGMKGGQKIPFHGEGDQEPGLEPGDVVIVLDQQDHPVYQRQEDDLHMKMNIKLVEALCGFKKTIRTLDGRVLIITSPPGKVVKANDVRCVHNEGMPIHKDPYDRGQLIIQFQVEFPDKHWLPEHLLPRLEALLPPRDELLVSDDMEEVDLKEMDRSYSQQRSASSGGGKPSFEDIDDDEGGGHGVQCQQQ